A window of Nocardioidaceae bacterium genomic DNA:
CGCGTCAGGCGGGCGGCGACCTGCGGCTCGCCGGCGCCGGGGAGCAGGTCCGCAGCGTACTGCGCCTGACGAACCTGGATCGGGTGCTGCGCTCCCACGACGACGTCGCGGGAGCCGTCGGTGACTGGTGAGGGCCGCGCGCTGCCGGCGTCGTACGTGGCCACCGGCCTCGCGGTGCCCGAGCAGCTCGACGAGCTGCACGAGTTGCTCCGCTCGGCGGTGGCCGAGCACGCGGAGGTACCCGCCGAAGCCCTCATGATGTTCGAGACCGCGGTGATGGAGATCGCCGGCAACGTCGTCGAGCACGGCCGGCCGCACGGACAGGTGCTGTGGCGCTTCGACCTCACGGTCTCCGCGCACAGCCTGACCGCGCTGCTCAGCGACTCCGGCGAGGAGTACGAGCGGCCGCCCAGCGCCGGGATGCCCGACGAGTGGGCGGAGGCGGGGCGAGGACTGCCCATGGCCGAGGCCACGCTGCACGAGCTGACCTTCGAGCGCCGCGGCGAGGTGAACCAGTGGCGGATGGTCCGGCACTACGCCGCAGGGGCTCCGGAGCCGGCGGCCCCGTAGTCACGCAACCCCTGCCGGAACGCTGCCGCACTCGCCGGCGAGCTGTCGATGCGCCAGTCGGCCTCCTTGCGGAAGTCGAACCACGTGAGCCCTCGGATGCGGGGGTCCTCCGCCGCGGTGGCGAACATGCAACGGACCCACCGGGCCTTGTCACCGCCGCGCTCGGGACACCCGACCTCTCCGATGTAGGCGGGGCGGTCGCTCAGGTCGGCCAGCTGGTCCAGCCCCTCCCCCATGACGTCGGCGAAGCTCGTCCAGCTGGTGCCGGGACGGAACCCCGCCCAGTTGTAGCCGTCCAGCGCCACCCGGTCGACCCAGCGGTCCCCGGGGAACAGGGAGTCGAGCGGGACCGAGCCGGGGAACGGCACGTTGGGCGACCAGGACCAGATCACGTTGTGGGCCCCGACGTCGCGGAAGGTCTCGACCACATGTCTCCAGGCGGCGACGTGGTCGGCAGCACGGACGCCGCGACGTCCCGCACCCCAGGGGTACCAGTCGCCGTTCATGGCGTGCATGAAGCGGATGACCACCGGCTTCCCGTACGCCTCCGCCTGCCGCGCCCAGCGCCGCAGGTACCGGTCGTTGTCCCCCGCGGCGATGCCGGCGAGGTCGTACCGCGGCTGCTGCCGGCCGCCTGCGGGGTCCCAGGGCTCCCAGC
This region includes:
- a CDS encoding ATP-binding protein — its product is MTGEGRALPASYVATGLAVPEQLDELHELLRSAVAEHAEVPAEALMMFETAVMEIAGNVVEHGRPHGQVLWRFDLTVSAHSLTALLSDSGEEYERPPSAGMPDEWAEAGRGLPMAEATLHELTFERRGEVNQWRMVRHYAAGAPEPAAP